In Helianthus annuus cultivar XRQ/B chromosome 3, HanXRQr2.0-SUNRISE, whole genome shotgun sequence, a single window of DNA contains:
- the LOC110929686 gene encoding aconitate hydratase, cytoplasmic isoform X1, whose amino-acid sequence MHNIITTSPTSSTIFISGVRISSSLLPKPSLSATSSLPIRSPPFRSVSRWCYGVDWRSPVIPRAQIESVTPVVQQFQRKIASMASENPFKGIFTTLPRPGGGEFGKFYSLPALNDPRIDKLPYSIRILLESAIRNCDNFQVTPNDVEKIIDWENTSPKQVEIPFKPARVLLQDFTGVPAVVDLACMRDAMNKLGGDSKKINPLVPVDLVIDHSVQVDVARSANAVQANMDLEFQRNYERFAFLKWGSHAFDNMLVVPPGSGIVHQVNLEYLGRVVFNTDGILYPDSVVGTDSHTTMIDGLGVAGWGVGGIEAEATMLGQPMSMVLPGVVGFKLSGKLQNGVTATDLVLTVTQMLRKHGVVGKFVEFYGEGMSGLSLADRATIANMSPEYGATMGFFPVDHVTLQYLKLTGRSDDTVAMIEAYLRANKMFVDYSEPQQEKVYSSYLELDLSDVEPCISGPKRPHDRVPIKDMKADWHSCLDNKVGFKGFAVPKEAQEKVVSFSFGGQTAELKHGSVVIAAITSCTNTSNPSVMLGAGLVAKKACELGLEVKPWVKTSLAPGSGVVTKYLERSGLQKYLDQQGFNIVGYGCTTCIGNSGDLHESVAAAITDNDIVAAAVLSGNRNFEGRVHPLTRANYLASPPLVVAYALAGTVDIDFEKEPIGTTKDGKSVYFKDVWPSTEEIAEVVQSSVLPDMFRSTYDAITLGNPMWNKLSVPSSSLYSWNPKSTYIHEPPYFKDMTMDPPGPHGVKDAYCLLNFGDSITTDHISPAGSIHKDSPAAKYLLDRGVDRRDFNSYGSRRGNDEVMARGTFANIRIVNKLLNGEVGPKTIHIPTGEKLSVFDVAMRYKEAGLDTIVLAGAEYGSGSSRDWAAKGPMLQGVKAVIAKSFERIHRSNLVGMGIIPLCFKAGEDADTLGLTGHERYTIDLPSKASDIKPGQDVTVTTDNGKSFTCTIRFDTQVELTYFDHGGILPYVIRNLIKK is encoded by the exons CTTCTGAAAATCCTTTCAAGGGCATATTCACCACTCTCCCTCGACCCGGAGGAGGCGAGTTCGGAAAGTTTTACAGTCTTCCTGCTCTAAATGATCCCAGGATTG ACAAGCTCCCTTACTCCATCAGGATTCTTCTGGAGTCTGCCATTCGCAACTGTGATAATTTTCAAGTTACCCCGAATGATGTTGAAAAGATCATTGACTGGGAAAACACTTCACCGAAGCAAGTGGAGATTCCGTTCAAACCTGCTCGTGTTCTCTTACAG GATTTTACTGGAGTTCCAGCTGTAGTTGACCTTGCTTGTATGCGAGATGCTATGAACAAGCTCGGCGGTGACTCTAAGAAGATCAATCCACTG GTGCCAGTAGACCTTGTGATTGACCATTCAGTTCAAGTTGATGTTGCAAGAAGTGCAAATGCTGTTCAAGCAAACATGGACCTTGAATTTCAACGCAACTATGAGCGGTTTGCTTTTTTGAAATGGGGGTCACATGCTTTCGACAACATGCTTGTAGTTCCTCCTGGTTCTGGTATAGTTCACCAG GTCAACTTAGAGTATCTTGGACGCGTTGTTTTCAATACTGATGGAATTCTATATCCCGACAGCGTTGTCGGAACCGATTCCCACACAACCATGATTGACGGGTTAGGAGTAGCTGGTTGGGGAGTTGGAGGAATTGAAGCAGAGGCAACAATGCTTGGACAG CCGATGAGCATGGTTTTACCTGGTGTAGTTGGATTCAAGTTGTCTGGAAAGTTGCAAAATGGTGTTACAGCCACTGATTTGGTGTTAACCGTGACTCAGATGCTAAGAAAGCATGGTGTTGTTGGCAAATTCGTTGAGTTCTATG GTGAGGGCATGAGCGGACTGTCATTGGCTGATAGAGCGACTATTGCAAATATGTCACCCGAGTATGGTGCAACCATGGGTTTCTTCCCAGTAGATCATGTTACACTGCAGTACCTTAAGTTAACAGGAAGAAGTGATGATACT GTTGCTATGATTGAAGCATACTTGCGAGCAAACAAAATGTTTGTTGATTACAGCGAG CCACAACAAGAGAAAGTTTACTCGTCTTATCTGGAACTGGACTTAAGCGATGTTGAACCCTGTATTTCTGGTCCCAAACG GCCACATGACCGTGTTCCCATAAAGGACATGAAGGCCGACTGGCATTCATGCCTTGATAACAAAGTTGGATTTAAG GGGTTTGCGGTACCAAAGGAGGCACAAGAGAAAGTTGTCAGCTTTTCATTTGGAGGACAAACTGCTGAACTGAAACACGGTAGTGTTGTGATAGCAGCCATTACAAGCTGTACAAATACATCAAACCCTAGTGTCATGCTTGGGGCAGGTCTTGTTGCAAAGAAGGCTTGTGAACTTGGTTTAGAG GTTAAACCATGGGTAAAAACAAGTCTTGCTCCAGGTTCCGGTGTTGTTACAAAATACTTAGAACGAAG tgGCCTGCAAAAGTACTTGGACCAACAGGGATTCAATATAGTGGGCTATGGCTGCACCACATGTATTGGGAACTCGGGAGATCTTCATGAGTCAGTTGCTGCTGCAATTACAGACAATG ATATTGTTGCTGCAGCTGTTCTTTCCGGAAATCGAAATTTTGAAGGTCGTGTTCATCCGTTAACAAGGGCCAACTATCTTGCTTCACCTCCCTTGGTTGTTGCATATGCACTTGCGGGCACA GTTGACATCGACTTCGAGAAGGAGCCAATTGGGACAACAAAGGATGGAAAGAGTGTGTACTTTAAGGATGTTTGGCCAAGTACCGAAGAAATTGCTGAG GTGGTTCAATCAAGTGTGTTACCAGATATGTTCAGGAGTACCTACGATGCCATCACACTGGGCAATCCAATGTGGAACAAATTATCTGTCCCCTCATCCAGTCTCTATTCATGGAACCCAAAGTCAACATACATTCACGAACCACCGTATTTCAAGGACATGACCATGGACCCACCAGGTCCACATGGAGTGAAGGATGCTTACTGTTTGCTCAATTTCGGTGACAGCATCACCACCGACCACATATCTCCAGCTGGCAGTATCCATAAGGACAGCCCGGCTGCAAAGTACCTCCTTGACCGTGGTGTTGACCGTAGGGACTTCAACTCTTATGGTAGCCGTCGTGGCAATGATGAAGTAATGGCCAGAGGAACGTTTGCCAATATCCGCATTGTTAATAAGCTATTGAACGGGGAGGTTGGCCCCAAAACCATTCACATTCCCACTGGAGAAAAGCTTTCTGTGTTTGATGTAGCAATG AGGTACAAAGAAGCTGGACTCGACACAATCGTTTTGGCTGGAGCTGAATATGGAAGTGGAAGTTCACGAGACTGGGCTGCTAAAGGTCCAATGCTACAG GGGGTGAAAGCGGTGATAGCCAAGAGTTTCGAGAGAATCCATAGGAGCAACTTGGTTGGAATGGGTATCATTCCACTTTGTTTCAAGGCTGGTGAAGATGCAGATACTCTTGGTTTGACCGGCCATGAACGATACACCATTGACCTACCATCAAAAGCCAGTGACATAAAACCCGGTCAAGATGTTACTGTTACCACTGACAATGGTAAATCCTTCACATGTACAATCAGATTTGACACACAG GTAGAGTTGACATATTTTGATCATGGCGGCATCCTTCCGTACGTGATTAGGAATCTCATCAAGAAATAA
- the LOC110929686 gene encoding aconitate hydratase, cytoplasmic isoform X2: protein MHNIITTSPTSSTIFISGVRISSSLLPKPSLSATSSLPIRSPPFRSVSRWCYGVDWRSPVIPRAQIESVTPVVQQFQRKIASMASENPFKGIFTTLPRPGGGEFGKFYSLPALNDPRIDKLPYSIRILLESAIRNCDNFQVTPNDVEKIIDWENTSPKQVEIPFKPARVLLQDFTGVPAVVDLACMRDAMNKLGGDSKKINPLVPVDLVIDHSVQVDVARSANAVQANMDLEFQRNYERFAFLKWGSHAFDNMLVVPPGSGIVHQVNLEYLGRVVFNTDGILYPDSVVGTDSHTTMIDGLGVAGWGVGGIEAEPMSMVLPGVVGFKLSGKLQNGVTATDLVLTVTQMLRKHGVVGKFVEFYGEGMSGLSLADRATIANMSPEYGATMGFFPVDHVTLQYLKLTGRSDDTVAMIEAYLRANKMFVDYSEPQQEKVYSSYLELDLSDVEPCISGPKRPHDRVPIKDMKADWHSCLDNKVGFKGFAVPKEAQEKVVSFSFGGQTAELKHGSVVIAAITSCTNTSNPSVMLGAGLVAKKACELGLEVKPWVKTSLAPGSGVVTKYLERSGLQKYLDQQGFNIVGYGCTTCIGNSGDLHESVAAAITDNDIVAAAVLSGNRNFEGRVHPLTRANYLASPPLVVAYALAGTVDIDFEKEPIGTTKDGKSVYFKDVWPSTEEIAEVVQSSVLPDMFRSTYDAITLGNPMWNKLSVPSSSLYSWNPKSTYIHEPPYFKDMTMDPPGPHGVKDAYCLLNFGDSITTDHISPAGSIHKDSPAAKYLLDRGVDRRDFNSYGSRRGNDEVMARGTFANIRIVNKLLNGEVGPKTIHIPTGEKLSVFDVAMRYKEAGLDTIVLAGAEYGSGSSRDWAAKGPMLQGVKAVIAKSFERIHRSNLVGMGIIPLCFKAGEDADTLGLTGHERYTIDLPSKASDIKPGQDVTVTTDNGKSFTCTIRFDTQVELTYFDHGGILPYVIRNLIKK from the exons CTTCTGAAAATCCTTTCAAGGGCATATTCACCACTCTCCCTCGACCCGGAGGAGGCGAGTTCGGAAAGTTTTACAGTCTTCCTGCTCTAAATGATCCCAGGATTG ACAAGCTCCCTTACTCCATCAGGATTCTTCTGGAGTCTGCCATTCGCAACTGTGATAATTTTCAAGTTACCCCGAATGATGTTGAAAAGATCATTGACTGGGAAAACACTTCACCGAAGCAAGTGGAGATTCCGTTCAAACCTGCTCGTGTTCTCTTACAG GATTTTACTGGAGTTCCAGCTGTAGTTGACCTTGCTTGTATGCGAGATGCTATGAACAAGCTCGGCGGTGACTCTAAGAAGATCAATCCACTG GTGCCAGTAGACCTTGTGATTGACCATTCAGTTCAAGTTGATGTTGCAAGAAGTGCAAATGCTGTTCAAGCAAACATGGACCTTGAATTTCAACGCAACTATGAGCGGTTTGCTTTTTTGAAATGGGGGTCACATGCTTTCGACAACATGCTTGTAGTTCCTCCTGGTTCTGGTATAGTTCACCAG GTCAACTTAGAGTATCTTGGACGCGTTGTTTTCAATACTGATGGAATTCTATATCCCGACAGCGTTGTCGGAACCGATTCCCACACAACCATGATTGACGGGTTAGGAGTAGCTGGTTGGGGAGTTGGAGGAATTGAAGCAGAG CCGATGAGCATGGTTTTACCTGGTGTAGTTGGATTCAAGTTGTCTGGAAAGTTGCAAAATGGTGTTACAGCCACTGATTTGGTGTTAACCGTGACTCAGATGCTAAGAAAGCATGGTGTTGTTGGCAAATTCGTTGAGTTCTATG GTGAGGGCATGAGCGGACTGTCATTGGCTGATAGAGCGACTATTGCAAATATGTCACCCGAGTATGGTGCAACCATGGGTTTCTTCCCAGTAGATCATGTTACACTGCAGTACCTTAAGTTAACAGGAAGAAGTGATGATACT GTTGCTATGATTGAAGCATACTTGCGAGCAAACAAAATGTTTGTTGATTACAGCGAG CCACAACAAGAGAAAGTTTACTCGTCTTATCTGGAACTGGACTTAAGCGATGTTGAACCCTGTATTTCTGGTCCCAAACG GCCACATGACCGTGTTCCCATAAAGGACATGAAGGCCGACTGGCATTCATGCCTTGATAACAAAGTTGGATTTAAG GGGTTTGCGGTACCAAAGGAGGCACAAGAGAAAGTTGTCAGCTTTTCATTTGGAGGACAAACTGCTGAACTGAAACACGGTAGTGTTGTGATAGCAGCCATTACAAGCTGTACAAATACATCAAACCCTAGTGTCATGCTTGGGGCAGGTCTTGTTGCAAAGAAGGCTTGTGAACTTGGTTTAGAG GTTAAACCATGGGTAAAAACAAGTCTTGCTCCAGGTTCCGGTGTTGTTACAAAATACTTAGAACGAAG tgGCCTGCAAAAGTACTTGGACCAACAGGGATTCAATATAGTGGGCTATGGCTGCACCACATGTATTGGGAACTCGGGAGATCTTCATGAGTCAGTTGCTGCTGCAATTACAGACAATG ATATTGTTGCTGCAGCTGTTCTTTCCGGAAATCGAAATTTTGAAGGTCGTGTTCATCCGTTAACAAGGGCCAACTATCTTGCTTCACCTCCCTTGGTTGTTGCATATGCACTTGCGGGCACA GTTGACATCGACTTCGAGAAGGAGCCAATTGGGACAACAAAGGATGGAAAGAGTGTGTACTTTAAGGATGTTTGGCCAAGTACCGAAGAAATTGCTGAG GTGGTTCAATCAAGTGTGTTACCAGATATGTTCAGGAGTACCTACGATGCCATCACACTGGGCAATCCAATGTGGAACAAATTATCTGTCCCCTCATCCAGTCTCTATTCATGGAACCCAAAGTCAACATACATTCACGAACCACCGTATTTCAAGGACATGACCATGGACCCACCAGGTCCACATGGAGTGAAGGATGCTTACTGTTTGCTCAATTTCGGTGACAGCATCACCACCGACCACATATCTCCAGCTGGCAGTATCCATAAGGACAGCCCGGCTGCAAAGTACCTCCTTGACCGTGGTGTTGACCGTAGGGACTTCAACTCTTATGGTAGCCGTCGTGGCAATGATGAAGTAATGGCCAGAGGAACGTTTGCCAATATCCGCATTGTTAATAAGCTATTGAACGGGGAGGTTGGCCCCAAAACCATTCACATTCCCACTGGAGAAAAGCTTTCTGTGTTTGATGTAGCAATG AGGTACAAAGAAGCTGGACTCGACACAATCGTTTTGGCTGGAGCTGAATATGGAAGTGGAAGTTCACGAGACTGGGCTGCTAAAGGTCCAATGCTACAG GGGGTGAAAGCGGTGATAGCCAAGAGTTTCGAGAGAATCCATAGGAGCAACTTGGTTGGAATGGGTATCATTCCACTTTGTTTCAAGGCTGGTGAAGATGCAGATACTCTTGGTTTGACCGGCCATGAACGATACACCATTGACCTACCATCAAAAGCCAGTGACATAAAACCCGGTCAAGATGTTACTGTTACCACTGACAATGGTAAATCCTTCACATGTACAATCAGATTTGACACACAG GTAGAGTTGACATATTTTGATCATGGCGGCATCCTTCCGTACGTGATTAGGAATCTCATCAAGAAATAA